Proteins from one Nakamurella multipartita DSM 44233 genomic window:
- a CDS encoding cold-shock protein, translated as MPSGKIKWYDADKGFGFIAQDGGGDDVHVRSSALPAGVATLKPGQKVEFGVADGRRGPQALQVKVLQAPPSVVAATRRPAEELHGLVDDMIKLLESKALPDLRRGRYPDRALGGRIAQVLRAVANDFDA; from the coding sequence GTGCCGAGCGGCAAGATCAAGTGGTACGACGCCGACAAGGGTTTCGGTTTCATCGCGCAGGACGGCGGCGGGGACGACGTGCACGTGCGTTCGTCGGCGTTGCCGGCGGGAGTGGCGACCCTCAAGCCGGGGCAGAAGGTCGAGTTCGGGGTCGCCGACGGCCGTCGCGGCCCGCAGGCGCTGCAGGTCAAGGTGCTCCAGGCGCCGCCCTCGGTGGTGGCGGCGACCCGCCGGCCGGCCGAGGAGCTGCACGGCCTGGTCGACGACATGATCAAGCTCCTGGAGTCCAAGGCGCTGCCCGACCTGCGTCGCGGCCGGTACCCGGACCGGGCGCTGGGTGGCCGGATCGCCCAGGTCCTGCGGGCCGTGGCCAACGACTTCGACGCCTGA
- a CDS encoding VOC family protein yields the protein MTAGPGPMVVQVAQHVADLDRATAFYTETLGLPLIARFGPLVFVDLGGTRLLLDESAPPALLYLRLDGLDRQIAHLRQAGVEIVAEPHDIFTDDDAVFGGQWKVESQAFIRDSEGNLLGLVGHRG from the coding sequence GTGACCGCCGGCCCCGGGCCGATGGTGGTCCAGGTCGCCCAGCACGTGGCCGACCTCGACCGGGCCACCGCGTTCTACACCGAGACCCTCGGCCTGCCGCTGATCGCCCGGTTCGGCCCGTTGGTCTTCGTCGACCTCGGCGGCACCCGGCTGCTGCTGGACGAGTCCGCGCCGCCGGCCCTGCTCTACCTGCGGCTGGACGGGCTCGACCGGCAGATCGCGCACCTGCGCCAGGCCGGGGTGGAGATCGTCGCCGAGCCGCACGACATCTTCACCGACGACGACGCGGTGTTCGGCGGGCAGTGGAAGGTCGAATCGCAGGCCTTCATCCGTGACTCCGAGGGCAACCTGCTCGGGCTGGTCGGCCACCGCGGCTGA
- a CDS encoding HAD family hydrolase: MSFTVGFDLDMTLIDPRPGIVEVFDVLAAETGIPLDGRAFVTRLGPPLQQELARYRLDNATVAHLVRRYRELTPELAVPRTVALPGAMAAVRAVAERGGRSVVVTGKFAANAVSHLDALGIEVAAVVGDVWSTGKAPALRELGAEVYVGDHIGDVTAARAADAMAVAVATGPNSAEDLAASGADVVLPDLSRFPAWLSSYLVATVH; this comes from the coding sequence ATGAGCTTCACCGTCGGTTTCGACCTGGACATGACGCTGATCGACCCGCGGCCGGGGATCGTCGAAGTGTTCGACGTGCTGGCCGCCGAGACCGGGATCCCGCTCGACGGACGTGCTTTCGTCACCCGCCTGGGCCCGCCGCTGCAGCAGGAGCTGGCCCGCTACCGCCTCGACAACGCGACGGTGGCCCACCTGGTGCGCCGCTACCGCGAATTGACCCCCGAGCTCGCCGTCCCCCGGACGGTGGCGCTGCCGGGGGCGATGGCCGCAGTCCGGGCGGTGGCCGAGCGGGGCGGCCGGTCCGTCGTCGTCACCGGCAAGTTCGCGGCCAACGCGGTCAGCCACCTGGACGCCCTGGGCATCGAGGTCGCCGCGGTGGTCGGCGACGTGTGGAGCACCGGCAAGGCGCCCGCGCTGCGGGAGCTGGGCGCCGAGGTGTACGTGGGCGATCACATCGGTGACGTGACCGCGGCCCGGGCGGCCGACGCGATGGCAGTGGCGGTGGCCACCGGGCCGAACAGTGCCGAGGACCTGGCCGCGTCCGGTGCGGACGTGGTGTTGCCCGACCTCTCCCGGTTCCCGGCCTGGCTGTCGTCCTACCTGGTGGCCACGGTGCACTAG
- a CDS encoding VanZ family protein has product MPRRPAPAEPSLRRLRLACVAALVAFVLIIAVITMWPGPPAPGGQSWLREYLQRAHAHGLPRWISFGKIEFASNIVMFVPLGLCGALALARHRWLVVPAAALASAAIETIQLVALPARYATVRDVVANTTGALIGYLLALATLAYLRRRARARSSVQQPPLSAPIGTVSAHPTAGHPTAGRPTGPTRPR; this is encoded by the coding sequence ATGCCCCGACGGCCCGCGCCCGCCGAGCCGTCGTTGCGGCGGCTGCGCCTGGCCTGTGTCGCCGCGCTGGTCGCGTTCGTCCTGATCATCGCGGTCATCACCATGTGGCCCGGCCCCCCGGCGCCCGGCGGTCAGAGCTGGCTGCGGGAGTACTTGCAGCGGGCGCACGCGCACGGCCTGCCCCGCTGGATCTCCTTCGGCAAGATCGAGTTCGCCTCCAACATCGTGATGTTCGTCCCACTCGGGCTGTGCGGCGCCCTGGCCCTGGCCCGGCACCGCTGGCTCGTCGTCCCGGCCGCGGCGCTGGCCTCGGCCGCCATCGAGACCATCCAGCTCGTGGCCCTGCCGGCGCGCTACGCGACGGTGCGCGACGTCGTGGCCAACACGACCGGCGCGCTGATCGGCTACCTGCTGGCCCTGGCCACCCTGGCCTACCTGCGCCGGCGGGCCCGCGCCCGATCGAGTGTGCAGCAACCGCCCTTATCCGCGCCGATAGGGACCGTTTCTGCACACCCGACCGCCGGACACCCGACCGCTGGACGCCCGACAGGGCCGACGCGGCCCCGCTGA
- a CDS encoding HAD-IIA family hydrolase → MERVTDTQIPTDWSYLMDMDGVLVHEEHAIPGADAFISELTERNANFIVVTNNPIYTRRDLRARLLASGLNIPEERIWTSALATAQFLHNQRPGGSAFVIGEVGLTTAMHEAGYVLTDRSPDYVVLGETRTYSFEAITTAIRLILGGSRFVSTNPDPTGPSRAGVLPAAGAVAALIEKATGRTPYFVGKPNPLMMRSAMRAIGAHSESTLMIGDRMDTDVIAGLESGMPTVLVMTGISTMETVAEYPFRPTLILNSVADLIGHTEDPFRVISPVW, encoded by the coding sequence ATGGAGCGCGTGACTGACACCCAGATTCCCACGGACTGGTCCTACTTGATGGATATGGACGGCGTCCTGGTCCACGAGGAGCATGCGATCCCCGGGGCCGACGCCTTCATCTCGGAGCTGACCGAGCGCAACGCCAACTTCATCGTCGTCACCAACAACCCCATCTACACCCGGCGCGACCTGCGGGCCCGGCTGCTGGCCAGCGGCCTGAACATCCCCGAGGAGCGGATCTGGACCTCGGCCCTGGCCACCGCCCAGTTCCTGCACAATCAGCGGCCCGGCGGCAGCGCGTTCGTCATCGGCGAGGTCGGGCTGACCACCGCGATGCACGAGGCCGGCTACGTGCTCACCGACCGCAGCCCGGACTACGTGGTGCTGGGGGAGACCCGGACCTACTCGTTCGAGGCGATCACCACCGCGATCCGGCTGATCCTGGGCGGCTCCCGGTTCGTGTCCACCAACCCTGATCCGACCGGCCCGAGCCGGGCCGGCGTGCTGCCGGCGGCCGGGGCGGTGGCCGCGCTGATCGAGAAGGCGACCGGCCGGACGCCGTACTTCGTCGGCAAGCCGAACCCGCTGATGATGCGCTCGGCGATGCGCGCGATCGGCGCCCACTCCGAGAGCACCCTGATGATCGGCGACCGGATGGACACGGACGTGATCGCCGGCCTGGAGTCGGGCATGCCGACGGTGCTGGTGATGACCGGCATCTCGACCATGGAGACCGTCGCCGAGTACCCGTTCCGGCCGACCCTGATCCTGAACTCGGTGGCCGACCTGATCGGGCACACCGAGGATCCGTTCCGGGTGATCTCCCCGGTCTGGTAG
- a CDS encoding GAF domain-containing sensor histidine kinase, with translation MTQADPDVTPSLRAVLETVGAIAADLDLDVTLQRIIDAAAELARARYGALGVLEESTGAPLLREFVTHGISPTERALIGDPPVGHGVLGLLIDNPEPVRIDDLASHPLSSGFPANHPAMTTFLGAPIRIGNRVFGNLYLTERAGGGPFTDDDTELVVAFAAAAGVIIENARLYERLSRRRRWLEAAAEVSRIVLGNQDRRSTDVATRLALSAGEADGAVMLLDAHGVIAPGAQDGGLRVAATAGAPIEDPLADPRAEQVWRTGEPVPPRRTGDLMVRFGSTSRINGVLWLHWSPERIDRVHDSTIESAQAFADQMALILEVAVAQDDRARLAVFEDRDRIGRDLHDLVIQRLFAVGLTLENTARIAGPGRIADRVDAAVDQLDQTIKDIRRTIFELANPDRPDDLYDDVQIAVGDMLPSLGFRPSVTLNGPLNSAVPEQVRTHLLAVLREALSNVGRHARASSATVTLSVDNAPEPSVELVVEDDGRGLEAALDGTLAGNGLPNMLARADALGGTCTLGRGETGGTRVVWRVPLR, from the coding sequence ATGACGCAGGCCGACCCGGACGTCACACCGTCGCTGCGCGCCGTCTTGGAGACGGTCGGCGCCATCGCCGCCGACCTCGACCTGGACGTGACCCTGCAGCGCATCATCGACGCCGCCGCCGAACTGGCCCGGGCCCGGTACGGCGCCCTGGGGGTGCTGGAGGAGTCGACCGGGGCGCCGCTGTTGCGCGAATTCGTCACCCACGGCATCAGCCCGACCGAACGGGCCCTGATCGGCGACCCGCCGGTCGGGCACGGCGTGCTGGGCCTGCTGATCGACAACCCCGAGCCGGTGCGGATCGACGACCTGGCCAGCCACCCGCTGTCCTCCGGTTTCCCGGCCAACCATCCCGCGATGACGACCTTCCTGGGCGCCCCGATCCGGATCGGCAACCGGGTCTTCGGCAACCTGTACCTGACCGAGCGGGCCGGTGGCGGTCCCTTCACCGACGACGACACCGAGCTGGTGGTCGCCTTCGCCGCGGCCGCCGGAGTGATCATCGAGAACGCCCGGCTCTACGAGCGGCTGTCCCGCCGGCGGCGCTGGTTGGAGGCCGCCGCCGAGGTCAGCCGCATTGTGCTGGGCAACCAGGACCGCCGATCGACCGATGTGGCAACCCGGCTGGCCCTGTCGGCCGGAGAGGCGGACGGCGCGGTGATGTTGCTGGACGCCCACGGCGTCATCGCCCCCGGCGCCCAGGACGGCGGCCTGCGGGTGGCGGCCACCGCCGGCGCCCCGATCGAGGACCCGTTGGCCGATCCGCGCGCCGAGCAGGTCTGGCGCACCGGGGAACCGGTGCCGCCGCGGCGCACCGGGGACCTGATGGTTCGCTTCGGCAGCACCAGCCGGATCAACGGGGTGCTCTGGCTGCACTGGTCGCCCGAGCGGATCGACCGGGTGCACGACTCCACGATCGAATCGGCCCAGGCCTTCGCCGACCAGATGGCCCTGATCCTGGAAGTCGCGGTGGCCCAGGACGACCGGGCCCGGCTGGCCGTGTTCGAGGACCGCGACCGGATCGGCCGCGACCTGCACGACCTGGTCATCCAGCGGCTCTTCGCGGTCGGCCTGACCCTGGAGAACACCGCCCGGATCGCCGGCCCGGGACGGATCGCGGACCGGGTCGACGCGGCCGTGGACCAGCTGGACCAGACCATCAAGGACATCCGTCGGACCATCTTCGAGCTGGCCAACCCGGATCGCCCGGACGACCTGTACGACGACGTGCAGATCGCCGTCGGCGACATGCTGCCCTCGTTGGGCTTCCGGCCGTCGGTCACCCTGAACGGGCCGCTCAACAGCGCGGTCCCCGAGCAGGTGCGCACCCACCTGCTGGCCGTGCTGCGGGAGGCGTTGTCCAACGTCGGCCGGCACGCCCGGGCCAGCAGCGCCACCGTGACGCTGTCGGTGGACAACGCGCCGGAGCCCAGCGTCGAGCTGGTCGTGGAGGACGACGGCCGCGGCCTCGAGGCCGCACTCGACGGCACCCTGGCCGGCAACGGCCTGCCCAACATGCTGGCCCGGGCGGACGCATTGGGCGGCACCTGCACGCTGGGGCGGGGCGAGACCGGCGGAACGAGGGTGGTCTGGCGGGTCCCGCTGCGCTGA
- a CDS encoding response regulator — translation MTGDNVTGDYAVGTPAPAPSGGKITVYLLDDHEIVRLGLKDLLESDGDIEVIGESGSVSHALAQIPALRPQVAVLDGRLPDGSGIDVCREVRSRNPEIRALILTSFDDDEALFAAIMAGAAGYVLKQIRGSDLVDSVRRVAAGQSLLDPAVTARVLERVRKGPELDPALAPLTEQERRVLALIGEGMTNRQIAEAMFLAEKTVKNYVSSLLAKLGLQRRTQAALFAAKHHLPD, via the coding sequence ATGACAGGGGACAACGTGACAGGGGACTACGCCGTGGGCACGCCCGCACCCGCGCCCAGCGGGGGGAAGATCACCGTCTACCTGCTCGACGACCACGAGATCGTCCGGCTGGGTCTGAAGGACCTGCTGGAAAGCGACGGCGACATCGAGGTCATCGGCGAATCGGGCTCGGTCTCCCACGCGTTGGCGCAGATCCCGGCGCTGCGGCCGCAGGTCGCCGTGCTGGACGGCCGGCTGCCCGACGGGTCCGGGATCGACGTGTGCCGGGAAGTGCGCTCGCGCAACCCCGAGATCCGCGCCCTGATCCTGACCTCCTTCGACGACGACGAGGCCCTGTTCGCCGCCATCATGGCCGGCGCCGCCGGCTACGTGCTCAAACAGATCCGCGGCAGCGACCTGGTGGACTCGGTGCGCCGGGTCGCCGCCGGGCAGTCCCTGCTCGACCCGGCGGTCACCGCTCGGGTGCTGGAGCGGGTGCGCAAGGGTCCGGAGCTGGACCCGGCCCTGGCTCCGCTGACCGAGCAGGAACGACGGGTGCTGGCCCTGATCGGCGAGGGGATGACCAACCGGCAGATCGCCGAGGCCATGTTCCTGGCCGAGAAGACGGTCAAGAACTACGTCTCCAGCCTGCTGGCCAAGCTCGGTCTGCAGCGGCGCACCCAGGCCGCGCTGTTCGCGGCCAAGCACCACCTGCCCGACTAG
- a CDS encoding DoxX family membrane protein produces the protein MAAGTTGHAPVLGTEATPVTITSGGAIAIALLRLSIGFVFLWAFLDKLFGLGYATPGARAWINGGSPTKGFLSNVDIGPFQSAYNSIAGTWWADTLFMLGLLGVGLAVMLGVFMNISAVAGSLMMLLMWAAEWPFAQFTSSGEASGSTNPFMDYHLIYALVLIVLAVIGAGRYFGIAPWWARVTGGQAWLR, from the coding sequence ATGGCCGCTGGCACCACTGGCCACGCCCCGGTCCTGGGAACCGAGGCCACGCCCGTCACCATCACCTCAGGCGGCGCCATCGCGATCGCGCTGCTGCGTCTGTCCATCGGGTTCGTGTTCCTGTGGGCTTTCCTGGACAAGCTCTTCGGGTTGGGCTACGCCACCCCGGGTGCTCGGGCCTGGATCAACGGTGGCTCTCCGACCAAGGGCTTCCTGTCCAATGTCGACATCGGTCCGTTCCAGTCCGCGTACAACTCGATCGCGGGCACCTGGTGGGCGGACACGCTGTTCATGCTGGGACTGCTGGGTGTCGGCCTGGCCGTCATGTTGGGCGTGTTCATGAACATCTCGGCGGTCGCCGGGTCCCTGATGATGCTCCTGATGTGGGCGGCCGAATGGCCGTTCGCTCAGTTCACCTCGTCGGGTGAGGCCAGCGGTTCGACGAACCCGTTCATGGACTATCACTTGATCTACGCGCTGGTGCTGATCGTGCTGGCAGTCATCGGAGCCGGACGCTACTTCGGGATCGCGCCGTGGTGGGCACGCGTGACCGGTGGCCAGGCTTGGCTGCGCTGA
- a CDS encoding LLM class F420-dependent oxidoreductase has translation MRFGVFIPQGWRFDLVGIEPAEQWAVMSRLAQRAEAGPWESLWVYDHFHTTPIPSQEPTHEAWTLMAAFAASTSRIRLGQMCTCMSYRNPAYLAKVAATVDIVSGGRVEMGIGGGWYEHEWRAYGYGFPPARERLRALDEGVQIMRQAWRDGVATLDGRIYQVDGAIVRPLPLQEGGIPLWIAGGGEQVTLRIAAQYAQYTNFDGTPEGFAHKSQVLAEHCRRLGRDYDEITRSANYNVIIGRDEREVADKLDRLQERYTALMGEQKAAAQLGAFRGMPGVGTPEQIVANLSALNKAGMTYAITYFPELADDTSSLELFESEVVPALV, from the coding sequence ATGCGGTTCGGAGTCTTCATCCCCCAGGGCTGGCGTTTCGATCTGGTCGGCATCGAGCCGGCCGAGCAGTGGGCGGTCATGTCCCGCCTGGCCCAACGGGCCGAAGCCGGTCCCTGGGAGTCGCTCTGGGTCTACGACCACTTCCACACCACGCCCATCCCGTCGCAGGAGCCCACGCACGAGGCGTGGACGCTGATGGCGGCGTTCGCGGCCAGCACATCGCGGATCCGGCTGGGTCAGATGTGCACCTGCATGTCGTACCGGAACCCGGCGTACCTGGCCAAGGTGGCGGCCACGGTGGACATTGTCTCCGGTGGCCGGGTCGAGATGGGCATCGGCGGCGGCTGGTACGAGCACGAATGGCGGGCCTACGGCTACGGCTTCCCGCCGGCCCGGGAGCGGCTGCGGGCCCTGGACGAGGGCGTGCAGATCATGCGGCAGGCCTGGCGGGACGGGGTGGCCACGCTCGACGGCCGGATCTACCAGGTGGACGGGGCCATCGTGCGGCCCCTTCCCCTGCAGGAGGGCGGGATCCCGCTGTGGATCGCCGGCGGCGGCGAGCAGGTGACCCTACGGATCGCGGCCCAGTACGCGCAGTACACCAATTTCGACGGCACCCCCGAGGGCTTCGCGCACAAGTCGCAGGTCCTGGCCGAGCACTGCCGCCGGCTGGGCCGCGACTACGACGAGATCACCCGCTCGGCCAACTACAACGTGATCATCGGCCGCGACGAGCGTGAGGTGGCCGACAAGCTCGATCGGTTGCAGGAGCGCTATACCGCGCTGATGGGCGAGCAGAAGGCGGCCGCGCAACTCGGTGCGTTCCGCGGCATGCCCGGGGTGGGCACGCCGGAACAGATCGTGGCCAACCTCTCGGCCCTGAACAAGGCCGGCATGACCTACGCCATCACCTATTTCCCCGAGCTGGCCGACGACACCTCGAGTCTGGAGCTGTTCGAGTCCGAGGTCGTCCCGGCGCTGGTCTGA
- a CDS encoding SHOCT domain-containing protein — MGLLGMMARTAVVAGTATAVSNRVSRRQVNRWNQKAEAQEYEQQQQSAPEQQPQYQDPQYQQPPQYQQPQYQQPQYQQPAPPAAAPAGGSNIADEIQRLASLKEQGILSDDEFAAAKAKLLGI, encoded by the coding sequence ATGGGATTGCTCGGGATGATGGCCCGGACCGCGGTGGTGGCCGGGACGGCGACCGCGGTGTCCAACCGGGTGTCGCGCCGCCAGGTGAACCGCTGGAACCAGAAGGCGGAGGCGCAGGAGTACGAGCAGCAGCAGCAGAGCGCGCCGGAGCAGCAGCCCCAGTACCAGGACCCGCAGTACCAGCAGCCGCCCCAGTACCAGCAGCCCCAATACCAGCAACCCCAGTACCAGCAGCCGGCTCCGCCGGCCGCGGCCCCGGCCGGCGGGTCGAACATCGCCGACGAGATCCAGCGGCTGGCCAGCCTCAAGGAGCAGGGCATCCTGTCCGACGACGAATTTGCCGCGGCCAAGGCGAAGTTGCTGGGCATCTGA
- a CDS encoding DUF6325 family protein, which produces MDIGPVDVLEVAFPGNEFNGAILPALEQLISSGTIRVLDLLFAYRTADGEVGSLELAGITEKYGPLFTSIDGDVPGGLLDAEDVAELTDVLEPNSSIAVICWENTWAAPFVSALEGSGAVVLDQARVPREAVLAALSGAES; this is translated from the coding sequence ATGGATATCGGACCGGTCGACGTGCTGGAAGTCGCCTTCCCCGGGAACGAGTTCAACGGCGCGATCCTGCCGGCCCTGGAGCAGCTCATCTCCTCCGGCACCATTCGGGTGCTGGACCTGCTGTTCGCCTACCGCACCGCCGACGGTGAGGTCGGGTCGCTGGAGCTGGCCGGGATCACCGAGAAGTACGGCCCCCTGTTCACCAGCATCGACGGCGACGTGCCCGGCGGCCTGCTGGACGCCGAGGACGTCGCCGAGCTCACCGACGTGCTCGAGCCGAATTCCTCCATCGCCGTGATCTGCTGGGAGAACACCTGGGCGGCGCCGTTTGTCAGTGCCCTCGAGGGTTCCGGTGCGGTCGTGCTGGACCAGGCGCGGGTGCCCCGCGAGGCCGTGCTGGCCGCGCTGTCCGGCGCCGAGAGCTGA
- a CDS encoding helix-turn-helix transcriptional regulator gives MSNVATVGPRWRPVDRALLWDESGLAKSIAQIVAKSVPGACLDLAEDADDLLELFVARAPDIVFVAVRNPAGPAIAVIERLHRVCPSARVVAVGTRMDPAALSAAIAAGARGFVILEQNGDTALNGSSRSRRTGWDGRPIEHRPSLAVTDRELQILRGMTDGFSNLEIAKQLFVSEDTVKTHARRLFRKLGANDRAHAVALGMRFELVA, from the coding sequence ATGAGCAATGTTGCAACGGTCGGACCGCGCTGGCGGCCGGTCGACCGGGCTCTGCTCTGGGACGAGTCGGGGCTGGCCAAATCGATCGCCCAGATTGTCGCCAAGTCGGTCCCCGGGGCCTGCCTCGACCTGGCCGAGGACGCCGATGACCTGCTGGAACTGTTCGTCGCCCGGGCGCCGGACATCGTTTTCGTGGCCGTGCGCAACCCGGCCGGTCCGGCGATCGCGGTCATCGAACGGCTGCACCGCGTCTGCCCGTCCGCCCGGGTCGTGGCCGTCGGAACGCGGATGGATCCGGCCGCGTTGAGCGCCGCGATCGCCGCGGGGGCCCGTGGTTTCGTCATCCTCGAGCAGAACGGCGACACCGCGCTCAACGGCTCGTCCCGCAGCCGGCGCACCGGGTGGGACGGGCGCCCGATCGAGCATCGACCGTCCCTGGCGGTGACCGACCGTGAATTGCAGATCCTGCGTGGAATGACCGACGGGTTCTCCAATCTCGAGATCGCCAAGCAGCTGTTCGTCTCCGAGGACACGGTCAAGACGCATGCTCGCCGGCTGTTCCGCAAGCTCGGGGCCAACGACCGCGCGCACGCGGTGGCCCTGGGGATGCGGTTCGAACTCGTCGCCTGA
- a CDS encoding DUF1269 domain-containing protein, with amino-acid sequence MSELIVIGYDNHDQATEAYNEVLSMQGDFVVELQGLAIVNVDAEGKSHVETPQKIVGMSAASGALWGMLIGLLFFVPFFGLALGGLMGALFGKLGKSGINDEFRSQVNSLLEPGNAAVVIMASKITDDKFADRMSKYGGKLLKTSLSEEDEKELAHELGEAGVPSTTA; translated from the coding sequence ATGTCCGAGCTGATCGTCATCGGTTACGACAACCACGACCAGGCCACCGAGGCCTACAACGAGGTCCTGTCGATGCAGGGCGACTTCGTCGTCGAACTGCAGGGACTCGCCATCGTCAACGTGGACGCCGAAGGCAAGAGCCACGTCGAGACCCCGCAGAAGATCGTCGGCATGAGCGCCGCCTCCGGCGCGCTGTGGGGCATGCTGATCGGCCTGCTGTTCTTCGTCCCGTTCTTCGGCCTCGCCCTCGGCGGCCTGATGGGCGCCCTGTTCGGCAAGCTCGGCAAGTCCGGCATCAACGACGAGTTCCGCTCGCAGGTCAACTCGTTGCTCGAGCCGGGCAACGCGGCGGTGGTGATCATGGCCTCGAAGATCACCGACGACAAGTTCGCCGACCGGATGAGCAAGTACGGCGGCAAGCTGCTCAAGACCTCGCTGTCCGAGGAGGACGAGAAGGAACTCGCCCACGAACTGGGCGAGGCCGGGGTGCCCAGCACCACCGCCTGA
- a CDS encoding DUF2252 domain-containing protein: MSLPGRVVPAAPRPAEFARGARSQRSTTEQRQAAGRAARTIMPLADHADLGPGDRDPVALLEEQAATRVQRLIPIRYGRMLASPLTFLRGAARLMAVDLGAGPDSGLRVQLCGDAHLSNFGFYATPERQQAFDINDFDETHPGPFEWDVKRLAASVAIATLVNGFAPKKARTAALAAAAGYRTEMNRLAGLGTLAVWYAHQDVDGMLTDIRSEAGDVAAEQLGSDVARARFHDSNHALRKLCTTVEGQVQFRNDPPLIVPAEELLPAWGQNVDDAYDLVGRLVRAYRRGLQSDRRYLFDQFTVVQLGFKLVGVGSVGTRAYVVLLDGSDAQDPLILQAKEAQPSVLADQRPAPTPRPADEGNRVVHGQRLLQMTSDIFLGAVRATGIDGARRDYYVRQLRDGKGSVDVDRLRPRAMAFYARVCGQTLARAHARSGDRVAIAGYLGSAATFDEAIADFALAYADRSVVDHAALRQAAADGRIAVREGV; the protein is encoded by the coding sequence ATGTCGCTGCCGGGCCGGGTCGTCCCCGCCGCGCCCCGGCCGGCCGAGTTCGCCCGCGGCGCCCGGTCGCAGCGATCGACCACCGAGCAGCGGCAGGCCGCCGGCCGGGCCGCCCGGACGATCATGCCGTTGGCCGACCACGCCGACCTGGGTCCCGGTGACCGGGACCCGGTCGCGCTGCTGGAGGAGCAGGCGGCCACCCGGGTTCAGCGGCTGATCCCCATCCGGTACGGGCGCATGCTGGCCAGCCCGCTGACCTTCCTGCGCGGCGCGGCCCGGCTGATGGCCGTCGACCTGGGCGCCGGTCCCGACTCGGGGCTGCGAGTGCAGCTGTGCGGCGATGCCCACCTGAGCAATTTCGGCTTCTACGCCACTCCGGAACGCCAGCAGGCCTTCGACATCAACGATTTCGACGAGACCCATCCGGGACCGTTCGAATGGGACGTCAAACGGCTCGCGGCCAGTGTCGCGATCGCCACCCTGGTCAACGGCTTCGCCCCGAAGAAGGCCCGCACCGCGGCGCTCGCCGCGGCGGCCGGCTACCGCACCGAGATGAATCGGCTGGCCGGGTTGGGCACCCTGGCGGTCTGGTACGCGCACCAGGACGTCGACGGCATGCTCACCGACATCCGTTCCGAGGCCGGTGATGTCGCCGCCGAGCAGCTGGGTTCGGACGTGGCCAGAGCACGCTTCCACGACAGCAATCACGCCCTGCGCAAGCTGTGCACGACGGTGGAAGGGCAGGTCCAGTTCCGCAACGATCCCCCGCTGATCGTGCCCGCCGAGGAGCTGCTGCCGGCCTGGGGTCAGAACGTCGACGACGCCTACGACCTGGTCGGCCGGCTGGTGCGCGCCTACCGACGCGGGCTGCAAAGCGACCGCCGGTACCTGTTCGATCAGTTCACCGTGGTGCAGCTGGGCTTCAAGCTGGTCGGCGTGGGCAGCGTCGGGACCCGCGCCTACGTGGTGCTGTTGGACGGCAGCGACGCGCAGGACCCGCTGATCCTGCAGGCCAAGGAGGCCCAGCCCTCGGTGCTGGCCGACCAGCGGCCCGCCCCGACCCCGCGGCCGGCCGACGAGGGCAATCGGGTGGTGCACGGTCAGCGGCTGCTGCAGATGACCAGCGACATCTTCCTCGGCGCGGTCCGGGCGACCGGGATCGACGGCGCCCGCCGCGACTACTACGTCCGTCAGCTGCGCGACGGCAAGGGATCGGTGGACGTCGACCGGCTGCGGCCCCGGGCGATGGCGTTCTACGCCCGGGTCTGCGGGCAGACGCTGGCCCGGGCGCACGCGCGGTCCGGGGACCGGGTGGCCATCGCCGGCTACCTCGGCTCCGCGGCGACGTTCGACGAGGCGATCGCCGACTTCGCGCTGGCCTACGCCGATCGCAGCGTGGTCGATCACGCCGCGCTGCGGCAGGCGGCGGCCGACGGGCGAATCGCGGTGCGCGAGGGCGTCTAG